One genomic segment of Mycoplasmopsis agalactiae PG2 includes these proteins:
- a CDS encoding PQ-loop repeat-containing protein, with translation MSALTIVNLIFGVLASSLMVIICIPQLISVLKSKSVGNISYGTFLIYFFGGALFILIMVLKKGIGSFEFDGIKNPDLDPIVNIVGNWLFMVLMATTITSFFIYDKNKSKAFKYSIGFCIWIISLVFTIWFILAYSNNKFRVNLSPDSVLLTIFTVCATVCTSLPFTLQIIKTLKTKSAEGLSILMLYVGMLINACLAVYLGTLLPFKSAMWFVCVFFSTLAIVVYIVQIILYYYYKKKSSTDSTCENLNTANT, from the coding sequence ATGTCAGCATTAACTATAGTTAATTTGATTTTTGGTGTTCTTGCATCATCATTAATGGTCATAATTTGTATTCCACAATTAATTTCTGTTTTAAAATCAAAATCCGTTGGAAACATATCTTACGGCACCTTTTTAATCTATTTCTTTGGGGGCGCTTTATTTATTTTAATTATGGTGCTTAAAAAAGGAATAGGCTCTTTTGAATTTGACGGAATTAAGAATCCCGATTTAGATCCAATAGTAAATATTGTCGGAAACTGACTGTTTATGGTATTGATGGCTACAACTATTACTTCATTTTTCATTTATGATAAAAACAAATCAAAAGCATTTAAATATTCAATTGGCTTTTGCATATGAATAATCTCTTTAGTTTTCACAATTTGATTTATTTTAGCTTACTCAAATAATAAATTTAGAGTTAATCTAAGTCCTGATTCAGTTTTATTAACAATTTTTACAGTATGTGCTACAGTATGCACTTCATTACCCTTTACATTGCAAATAATTAAAACATTAAAAACTAAAAGTGCAGAAGGATTAAGCATACTTATGCTTTATGTTGGAATGCTCATTAATGCCTGTTTAGCAGTATATTTGGGAACATTACTACCTTTTAAATCAGCTATGTGATTTGTATGTGTTTTTTTCTCAACTTTAGCAATTGTTGTGTATATTGTGCAGATAATTTTATACTACTACTATAAGAAAAAATCTAGTACTGATAGCACATGTGAAAATTTAAACACTGCTAATACTTAA